In a single window of the Callithrix jacchus isolate 240 chromosome 1, calJac240_pri, whole genome shotgun sequence genome:
- the IER5L gene encoding immediate early response gene 5-like protein, producing the protein MECALDAQSLISISLRKIHSSRTQRGGIKLHKNLLVSYVLRNARQLYLSERYAELYRRQQQQQQQQPPHHQHQHLAYAAPGMPASAADFGPLQLGGGGDAEAREPAARHQLHQLHQLHQLHLQQQLHQHQHPAPRGCAAAAGAPAGGAGALSELPGCAALQPPHGAPHRGQPLEPLQPGPAPLPLPLPLPPAPAALCPRDPRAPAACSAPSAPPGAAPPAATASPPASPAPASSPGFYRGAYPAPSDFGVHCSSQTTVLDLDTHVVTTVENGYLHQDCCASAHCPCCGQGAPGPGLASAAGCKRKYYPGQEEEDDDEEDAGELGAEPPGGAPFAPCKRARFEDFCPDSSPDASNISNLISIFGSGFSGLVSRQPDSSEQPPPLNGQLCAKQALASLGAWTRAIVAF; encoded by the coding sequence ATGGAGTGCGCCCTGGACGCCCAGAGCCTGATCAGCATTTCTCTGCGCAAGATCCACAGCTCCCGAACCCAGCGCGGCGGCATCAAGCTGCACAAGAACCTCCTGGTGTCCTACGTGCTCCGCAACGCGCGCCAGCTCTACCTTAGCGAGCGCTACGCCGAGCTCTACCGgcgccagcagcagcagcaacagcagcagccgccccaccaccagcaccagcacctCGCGTACGCGGCGCCGGGCATGCCGGCCAGCGCGGCCGACTTCGGCCCGCTCCAACTTGGAGGCGGCGGGGACGCGGAGGCGCGCGAGCCGGCCGCCCGGCACCAGCTGCACCAGCTCCACCAGCTCCACCAGCTGCACCTCCAGCAGCAGCTGCACCAACACCAGCACCCGGCGCCCAGGGGCTGCGCGGCGGCGGCCGGGGCGCCCGCGGGCGGCGCGGGGGCGCTCTCGGAGCTGCCCGGGTGCGCCGCGCTCCAGCCGCCGCACGGCGCGCCCCACCGCGGGCAGCCCTTGGAGCCTCTGCAGCCGGGTCCTGcgccgctgccgctgccgctgccgctgccgcccGCACCCGCTGCGCTCTGCCCGCGGGACCCTCGCGCCCCGGCCGCCTGTTCCGCGCCCTCCGCGCCCCCAGGGGCTGCCCCTCCGGCCGCCACCGCTTCTCCGCCAGCCTCCCCGGCCCCCGCCTCCTCCCCCGGCTTCTACCGGGGCGCATACCCGGCCCCCTCGGACTTCGGCGTGCACTGCAGCAGCCAGACCACCGTGCTGGACCTGGACACTCACGTGGTGACCACAGTGGAGAACGGCTACTTGCACCAGGACTGCTGCGCCTCCGCCCACTGCCCCTGTTGTGGCCAGGGCGCTCCGGGACCTGGCTTGGCGTCCGCCGCCGGCTGCAAGCGCAAGTATTACCCTGGCCAGGAGGAGGAAGACGACGACGAGGAGGACGCGGGCGAGCTGGGGGCCGAGCCCCCCGGGGGCGCCCCGTTCGCCCCCTGCAAGCGCGCCCGCTTCGAGGACTTCTGCCCGGACTCGTCCCCGGACGCGTCCAACATCTCAAACTTGATCTCCATCTTTGGTTCGGGCTTCTCGGGGCTGGTGAGCCGGCAGCCGGACTCCTCGGAGCAGCCGCCGCCGCTCAACGGGCAGCTGTGCGCCAAGCAGGCGCTCGCCAGCCTCGGCGCCTGGACTCGAGCCATTGTCGCCTTCTAG